The region TATTGGGGCACGTGCTTTTTCATCTGATTTATCAAATGGTCAGACATTAAGTACTTTAAACGGCGGTAATTTAATGGTGTTATTAGGTAATCAGGCAACAGTAAAGGGTAATTCAAATAGTTCAGCTTCTGTAATAACTTCGGTTAATATGTTGGCAACAAACGGAGTGGTTCATGTAATAGATCAGGTTTTACTTCCGTAACAAAAATTTAAGTACAATTTTTTCAGTTAAAGCAGGTAATTATTAAAAGCCTGCTTTTTTATTTTAAAAATAATAAGTTGGTTTATTACCCCAAATTAATACCTCAAAGGTAGCTAACTTTACTATAAGCACGATCTTACCATTATGTAAAAAGTTAACTTTTATTGCAATTTTTGATAGGGTATAATAAGCACACTTACTTTGTCATAAAAGCGAAACTATTTAATGTGCAACAGCAGTAAGTGTTTTTTAGCAAAACAGCCTCAATACGTTTGTAAAGAGGCTGTTGTATTTTTAAAATGTTTAAAAACAACAATGTTGCATTTAAAATATCTATTATTTATATCTACTATAAATCCATCCATTTATAAAAAGTAATCCCCAACAAAAAATAATGAAAGATATTACTTTTACCATCCCTATTATTTTATCTTTCTTACTTTCGTTTCCCCATTTTTTATCAAACTCATCAAATCTTCCTCTATATAATTTATTGTTGTAATAATCTAATCCAAAAAAGATTGAAAGAAAAATTAAGTATTCAATTAAATTTGCTTTTCCTATTATTTTAAAAGGGCCGTAAATCGTAAAAAAAATAATATTTACAATTATCAATGTTTGACAAACTGTTACAGTAATAGTTGCTCTTTCGTAATTTTTTAAAAAATTAAGCTTCGCAATTCTATAGTATAAATATTCAAAAAATGTCTTCATAATTTAATTTTTTAGGCCCTCCTCAACACCATTTGCAATTCTATCTGTTAAAGTAGTGCCTGTTGCAACTCCAACAGTTAAATCTATAATTGCGTAAGCTAAACCTGCACCGGGGAAAATTATTGACAATGTACCAATAGCAGCTTTTACCACTGTACCCGTACCTTGTTTATTGGCTCTAAAATCTTCTAAAACTGTAAAAGTAACTCCAGCAATACCTAATTTTGTACCTCAAGATTTGGCTGATGTTAGCACACCTTCTGTGGCACCTACATACTTTAATAACGATTCCGTTTTTGACAAGTGCAAACCGGCATGACCTGCCATTGCAGATGCAGCTTTAAGATTACTTTGCTCTGCACCAAAAAAATCAAAAGCAAATTTACTGACATCAACTCCTAAAACATTAACACGTCCATTAAAATTTGATATTAAATTTAATGCTTTTTGTACATTTGAATGTATTGCTGCACCACCTCCAGTAATTTTCCCTCCTTTCATAGTCATTATCATTTCTGGTAAATCTAAAGAAAATCCATTTTCCTCATTGGACATAAACTCAGCAATGGACTTATAGCTAGTATTTGAATTATGGTTTAGATAGTTAAACAACAAACCTATTTCATATGGATCACTAACACTTATATTTCCATTAGCATCCAATTCATATAAGCCTGTTGGGTCACTCCAAAAAATCGGATTATTATATCCATAACGATACGGAGTATGATTGTAAGCCAGTTCACTCAAAGCGTCCATCACATTAAAACGTCCTAACGCACTGTCGTAATGCCTAAAATCTGTTTCTGTTACATTAAGCGCAAAACTGTCTACGTATTCTTTGTTTAAGTACTTATAAGCTTCTGCTTCTTCGTTGCGGCAACTATTGGCAATATCATTATAGCCTTGGTGCTGTAACCCAAACGGATAATAGTTGTTTTGCCTCCACTTTTTATTTGTATGTTTTGGTCTCGGCGAACCTCGCAAGCTCGGTTTCTTCTAATATCTCTGTTGCAGGATTAATGCTTCCGTCACCGTTGCAATCTGCATAGCTTAACCTTACACTCACTGCGTTCGGGTCTCTTCAACGAAAGTTTTCTCAAAGCTTTGTCTCGTGAATCAAAATGATCTTTGTATTGATAAACGGAAAGATACGAATTTGTTCCGTTTGGTTTTACATAACCTTCGGCATGCGGGAAAAACTGCAATTGTCCGTTTAAATGCTGAAACCGTACAGGTAATCGATGGTTTGTGTCGCATCACTGTTTGGTTGTAATTGCTTTTATAGTTAAATCAATCCTTTTTAGACTGTCTAAAAGAAATGTTTGTGATTGGAAGAGAGGAGACAACCCAACTTTTCATTGACAGAGGGGAGCTTTTGTTTAAAACGCCCTCTTAATAGAATGTCAACTTTTGTTGCAATTTTTGATAGGGTATCACCGCTTTCTTATTAAAGTAGAAACTATTAAATGTACAACAGCAGTAAGTGTTTTATAGTAAAACAGCCTCAATACGTTTGTAAAGAGGCTGTTGTGGTTTATTCTGATTTTTCTAATAAATAAGTTTGGATAATACCATTTTGTGATCGAGGAATTATACTATTTCCTTTTATCAACCACACTTCGTTTATAAATACTCTCCTACCTGTAGACTTAATACTGAAAACATTACTATTTTTATCTTTAATACTATGAGTTGGAGATCTAAAACTATTCTTATTTGTTATATAAAACGCTTTGATATCACACCTCTTTATTTTTGTAGTGTCCCACTGATCTTTTAGGACAATTTCTTTATTA is a window of Myroides sp. JBRI-B21084 DNA encoding:
- a CDS encoding RHS repeat-associated core domain-containing protein, yielding MRGSPRPKHTNKKWRQNNYYPFGLQHQGYNDIANSCRNEEAEAYKYLNKEYVDSFALNVTETDFRHYDSALGRFNVMDALSELAYNHTPYRYGYNNPIFWSDPTGLYELDANGNISVSDPYEIGLLFNYLNHNSNTSYKSIAEFMSNEENGFSLDLPEMIMTMKGGKITGGGAAIHSNVQKALNLISNFNGRVNVLGVDVSKFAFDFFGAEQSNLKAASAMAGHAGLHLSKTESLLKYVGATEGVLTSAKS